The nucleotide window ACAAAGAGATTAAATATTCACCCCTATGCCCATAGGTTGAAAATGATAGATTTGATGCATTATTTGATTAAGTGAGCTTCATTGTctaattgaaaatttttcaataaaatgcttggaaaattttgaaaatatattaGACCTTGTATTGGAAAGCAAGCATTGAATTTGAAtattaaaacatacttttaagaaaaattgtgaaaattattataatatttaaaactataatttttaaattttttaaattcttatgattttcacaaattttaaataaaatttaaccatttgTAGAAAAATGATTTTcacatttttttacattttaaaatttacaattttataaaaaatattaaaattttatataaaatgtaaaagaaattgaaaatatttttacaattctctaatatattttcaatttttaaaattattataatgtttactatatttaatcaattttaacatattttacattttaaatatttttacaacattttaatattttgattggtCAACTATTTTTTTAATGTAGTTGGCAGTTAGGTAACAAAACGGGCAACAATCCAAAATTCAGCACTAAAATGAAACAACAAAAAGTTTAAGTAGTAAGGTAAGAAAACAGGtatagtttagggactaaatcaaaaaaatCTTATCTTTCGTCATTTTACATCGAGCAAAGATTCACCAAATCTACGGAATCTCACTTCTTTCACGGTCCCATGGGATAATTCTATTCCTCTTTACTTCCCTCGGCTTGTAATAAAATGGAAGCCATTGTAAGAACCGGTAAAGAAACTTTGAAGGCAAACAAGCAACGGTGCTGCCATTGTTGCAGTTGGAATCttgtttttcctttccttttttttttttttttctgttctgAAGCAACCGGATTCAGTCTCTTGCTTCATTTCTAGAAACAACAACCCAACaagtaaaacaaaacaaaaacgaaaacaataataaaaagaTGGTTGCTTTCTTCTTTAACAGAAAACCCAATTCCCTACTTGTAAgcctttccttctttttcttttccattgCATTAATAGCATCTATATCATGTTAAGCATGATATTTTTGTTTCTATTTCAAAGCAGCTTTATTCATTTATCAAGTTGGTACCTTTCTGGAACATGGGTCTCTTTCTCTTTCTATGTCATTTTCTTTGGCTTTAGATTTCTGGGTTTTTCTTCTTTTCCAATTTCCTCTCTAGATTTTCCATTTTCATCTCATTCCTTGCTTTACCATCTTCGTTTCCTTCGCTTTAGCTTTGATGGTTTCCATCTTCTGTAGCATATCTTTGATatcttttgtttttccttttatttttgtttttctccTCTGTCTAATATACCTAAAAGTTATTCTGTTTGATTTTTATCACTTTTTTTTATGCTCAATTTGTTTTTAAGTAAATCAAGACAGAACTTTATGCTATATGTTATTTATGCTTCCAGATTAAGAACAATTTGTTGATAAGTTATGATGGTTGAGACTTTCATTTGACATCCTTTTAAAGCGGAAGCTTTTTAGTTTTCAGTTATTGTTTTATACCCTTTGTTAATCGTATAAACtctttcttttcatttattttttgttAATGAAATTAAAAAGGGTTCTTATTTCCATTGCAGTTTCAGCTTTTACCATAACTCTGGTAGAGGTACTCTCACTATATCTTTTCTGGTTGTGGTTGTATTGGATTCTCTAACAATACATGTGATTTTAGTATCAATTGAAGCTTCTGCATGTTTATTCTATAATTGCCCTTTTAACTTGTACGAATTGAAGGATGGGAGATCATTTGGTGTTGCTGGTGGACCGGCTGCTAACTGAATCCACCCTTGAAGCTGCTAAAAACCAATCACAACAAGGCATTACCCCAGAAAGCAAAGTTGATATAATCAAATTTTCGTCTCATAGGATGGAAGGGAATGTTGGTTCATCTCCAAGTAAATTGGTGGAGTGTAGGATTTGTCACGACGAGGAGGAAGATTTGAACATGGAGATACCATGTTCTTGCAGGGGCAGCTTGAAGGTCAGTTATACATCAACTGGTTCTTTTTACTTGGAACTTTAATATCATTACTGAATAGTATATTACTTTTCTCGAAAGCAGTATTTATCACCTTAAAATTTTGCTGTGTGACTTGTTTTGGGACATTGTAGGAGCAATGTCTTGTGTCTTAAGATCCAATGTTACCTTGCATGTAAGATAAAGAAGAGGTACTTATGCCTTTAAATCAGATATGGGAGTCATTAGAATATGTGGTTCAGAAGCTCTTTTACAATTTGAGAGGGTGCATAGTTCCCTTTTGACTTGTGTCTCAAGGAAACTAGGAAAAATTTACAGTGGACAGCATTTTACATGTACGATATAACCCATACATCAATTGATAACTTCATCCTGACTGTTGCAGTATGCTCACCGCAAATGTGTTCAAAGGTGGTGCGACGAAAAGGGTGACACAATCTGTGAGATTTGCCGACAGGTCCAACCATTTCTTTTTTGTCAATTTATCATCTGCACCCTTCTTTTTCCATGAAACCAATTAATTCTCTTTTGCTGGAATATTTGCACAATTGCAGCAATATAAGCCTGGTTATGTAGCACCATCACCTACTTTATTTCGTTACGGAGGCTTTCCTATGAACTTCAGGTATATCTTGAGCTCCCTAGCTATATTCTATGCTTCTTTGTATAATTAAGGTGTTTTTACATCACTCATAATGAAAAGTTGTGATATCATCTCAGAGGAAACTGGGGAATTTCCGGGAGAGACTCGCCAGCTCCTCAGTTTATAGCAATGGTTACTCCTGATCATGATTTTCTGGAGTCAGATTTTGATGATTACTTGGCTCCCAATTCTCGAAGTGTGGTTTGTTGCCGTGTGGTTGCTATAATTGTATGTCTCTCTTCCTCCCTATATAGTTTGAATTGAAGATTCGTTTGTCTTTTACATGTTTGGTTTGTTTGATGAAATCTTCAAACTAGTCTGAGAAAGACAAAGTTAGAGGGAGGGATTTTGCATTTAATGTCAATGGTATTCATTGAAACTTGTCATGCAAGATTCAATATCTAATttctttgttattattattagaatGAGTTAATCTGAATTCCACCATTTTAACAACCAAGTTATTGATTCACATTCTTATATGCAGTTCACAGTTCTAGTGGTTCTGCGGCATGCTCTACCGATCATCATCAGTGGAGCTGAAGACTATTCTTTGACATTGTCTACTGTAAGAACACATTAAACTAGTTATTTCATTCGTAGAATGAGCAAAATGGGTCCATTTCTTTAGGCACACTGATGCAAATGAGTAACTTTTCGGCTTTATGTTGCAGTTAGTATTGTTATGCACCATTGCGATTTTGTTGCCTATATATATCATGGTTAAGGCATTCTCTGCTGCTATCCAACGTCGTCGTCGACAGCATCAGGTTTGGAATACATTCACTTCATCGATGTTTTTGGTAAATCAGTATATAAGCTGGTGAAAATTACTTTTTATCACTTCACCTTGTGACATTTTCAGCCAACAAAGCCATATTTATTTTGTTGTAGGCTTCTTTTTTTTGtcttcaaacaaacataatacaTATTCCTTGAATGCACTAATTGGAGACTGTCTTTGGTCTGCGTTTTTTCGATCTTCTTGAATTCGATCGAGTTGTAAAATAATATCCGGTTAAACATGCAATAGTCACATAACATAACCTGAAAACTTAACTGTACTGAATTGCTAGATAGATGCATTTTCATCTGCTTCTGCTTGCTTTTCTATCTGCCAAATCAGCATTTGATCATGCATTGAGTTTCACTGTTTTCTAGGAGCCTCGTTTTTCCCTGGCTGCTTCAGATGAAGAAAGTGATTTACCGCAACTggagcagcagcagcagcagcaacagACACGGTTGCGATCTGTTCGTGTACATTAATCTAGTCGATATTGAATCATATGAATGGAAGAAGTGAACATTCAGTAGTCAAATTGTGTTTCCGGCAAGCAGGAAGCATATCCGATGATGGTTTGACTTCAACAGTTTCTATCATTATCAAAATCATGAATCTGAGATCAACAAAAGGACGTTCATGTTTCATCAGAACACGAAGTTTACTGCTAATAATGTGTACAGTCATGAAAATAGCAGCAATTGTATATATAACACTATGCTTGTAAATATGGATGATCCATTTATCATTTATGAAAGAATATTTATCCCTTAAGGGCTTGTGCAATGCTAAATAATCAGCTTTTACCTTTAAACTGATTTTtccaagccaaaaaaaaaaaaaaattagaaatttagttTTTCAACAAAGTTACATTAATCTAATACTGCATTATGTTATCCATTAACTTATACTCTTAATTTTAgtaataatattttacatttgagTTAATTATTTCTATCAAGTATggaaattttattaatttgtaaAGATTACCTTTATAAGTGATTTTAATATCCATAATATTGTTTTtatattgaaattaaatttttatagataatttatatatttttataatatatttaaaaatatttaaattttgtattttctATATCAATATTAGTGAATTTAGAtatcatttaaattaatttatatttgttTTTCTTCTAAAGGTCacctttaaaataaatattttggagTAGTAATGGAAGAATTACACTTTGATCATTCAAaactgataaaattttaatttaatcttttaaaattataaaatataaattactaaaatagtcataaaatatataatttaattccacCCAAATTTTTTAGGTTTATCCTGTAAATAATATCTTTTGGTACAATATTCTTATGGGTCACCCGTTTCATGATTAGACAATTTGGGTtaacatttttaatataattaattattataagcattaaaataagaaaaaaatcaaCTGTAATTAGCCGAATAAACAATctaaacatatataaataatgtaAGAGTGGAACGCCATTGAAATGGAAGTTgattattaaataaaaaggaaCTAGTATTGTTTTCTAAGGACGAGAACTTGTGGCTGATAGCTTGAAGTTGAAATCTCAAAAAAATAATCATCAATTTGTTATTGCCGATGTACCAAAAACCAAATTGTTATAGGGAGATTGTACCAAAGCAAACGCCGATTCAGGTTGTTAGTCTCCTCCATGTGATTTTTCTTAGTCCAAATCTAATCCCATTTGTTTTATTCAACCAAGTTTTCAATTGTCATCAACTCTCTCTCTATAAACTATACCCTCGTCCTTTTCATCGCATATAATAAACCCTAATATGCATCCGGTATAGTAAATGAAGACCGTAGTGAAAAGCAAAATGGCTTCTTCTTTACCATTTTACACCACAATTAGACCCACTTTCAAGCATTATAATAGGCCTCAAGCATCGCAAATCTACAGTAAAAcaagtttttagcggcgtttgtacaaaaaacgccgctatagatcgacCACTAGCGGCGTTTTTAGAAAAGCGCCGCTATAGATCAAGCATTAGCGACGCTTTTTGAAAAACACCGTTATAGATCGAACATTAGAAAACGCCGCAAAATAATTCATCAACACGCTGTCGTTTTTTGTTGAGCCTTAGTGTCAtcagcggcgctttttgaaaaacgccgctatagatgagcattagcggcgttgCAAATTATTTCATCAACACGTCGTCTTTTTGTTAGCCTTAGTGGCATTAGCAACGCTTTTtggaaaacgccgctatagatcgagctttagcggcgctttttgaaaaacgctgctatagatcgagcattaccggcattttttaaaaaacacctcaaattaattcatcaacacGCGGTCGTTTTTTGTTGAGCTTTAGTGGCATTAGCGGTACTTTTtcgaaaacgccgctatagatcgagctttagcggcgcttttaaaaaacgccgcaaattaattcatcaacacgccctttttttttttttgccttagtggtattagcggcgctttttgaaaaaagCCGCTATAGATCTAGCTATAGCAGCGCTTTttcaaaaacgccgcaaaaaatattttatctgTCTATTTGTTATTGAactggtttatttatattaattaaaatataatttattttaattgattatttAAATTCTTCAAAAAAATAATGACACatagaaaaatttgaaaataaaacatataaaaatatatgttaaaaatgaaaaaattaaaatactattatttaaaataattttaaagctttttgggtatatgactgattgtttgtcaatttatatattaaataaattcttatataatcgtaaaagagataatattaattttaaaatattaaattaattatcattatagtctaaggtttatggtttagggtATATGGTTTAAAGTTTATGGTTTATGAGTTAATATTTTAGGGTTTATGAATTATGAGTTTAGGGATTAtgggttggggtttaaggtttagggatttatggtttatgagttaatattttaaggtttatggattatggattATGGATTgtgggtttatggattatggtttatggtttaagggttgggtttaggagtttagggtttagggtttaagatttaagGGTTAATATTTAAGGGTTAAGGGTGGGTTAAGTGGACATGGTTTTAGGGTTAGGGGTTTAAGGATTAAGAGGGCAtgggttagggttagggtttagggtaattagtgtgaaaatatatgttaaaattttgaaatactattatttaaaatgattttaaagttttttgggtATATcactaattttttaatttatatattaaataatttcaaattttaaagatttcaaattttcaataattttcaagatttcaaattttatctaattcttttaaatattagttaaattttaaaaattatttattaatgaaaaaataaaatactattatttaaaaaaattaaattttttgaatatataactgattttttaatttatattgtttttaatttatatattaaataattttaatttttaaaggcattagcggcgttttttaaaggaatttgtaagcatgaatgGTATTATGGTCATTGTTCACGACATGACAAGCAAGTGCGATAAGGATGCTATGTGCAAGTTTGGAaaaccccatttgaaccttaagaatagtttaagatacaagtgacatgtcattaggaattaagaaatccgagctcgttgagcggtccgagttcgtgatatatgtgagaatttgaacttgttgagtggtctgagttgtccaagttcattatggatgcgatacGTGTAACATTCGAGCtcattgagaggtccgagttcattatagaTGTGTTGCATGTTATAAGTTTGCTTTGACTATGTATGTTTATGTGGCACATATGTGCAAGTTTCCGTGTAtctaatagtattccaagtgttcaacgggtattataatgaatgacgcgatgaaagtcccaagatgggcatggtaatgaaggtaaagttattCGATATGCTACAGATACGTACAGGTACGTAAGTCACACTCATGAGTCATGCTTTGTTACAGGATGATATATGACGAAAAGGTATATTCACGTATATGTGTATGAATATTTGATTAATGAGCTAGAAtacttgaatgatgaataatcttggtgattatgttattatgccatgaataatcttggtgattatgttattatgccatcatatgatagttatcatgatattatattaaaacaattttggacattAGCAGTTGTGTGATTTCAAAAATCCATAAAAAATTGtcgaaattgaattagagactgaataagatacgatattaaagcttattgaatatagtttcacataaaagaaacagtgtatgcaaaagagtttcatattatgagatacttgaacttttgtgagatagagttagAGTGCTTTCGGGCTCCCCtatcttaaatttggaaaatcactaaaaattgtacaaaaatgataatgggttagaatttatatgaataaattttttatgagtctaatttcaagataaatagatgggaacatcatctgaatcccgtactaagagataataaaTCTTTAGTAAGGAAAGGTCGGAActatcaaatagcaaaatagaggagaatttaaagaataaactgtacttattggataatccaaaaattttgaaaatttaacgataagaagatatgtgagtctaatttcatagaaaattagtggatcttgaTTTAGAGTTTCATAGCTCAAGTAATGAGTATCTGAGTTACTATGACTCAAGTAAACAGCTTAACTAGAACATAGTAAAAAtgcaattataattatattaccACGGAGTCAAGtggataaattgcttattattttcatatggacttaataagctataagcttactccctcctctccatttctttagtgttgtcaggtcggctcggggttggagatcgtcggaggcaacatcacactatcaagctaccacctttggagtattgatgaatcttaatgtcttcaagtgagtggcatgtatagggactttgtaacacccctcgcccgtatcccttgccggaatagggttcgaggtgttacctgacttaaacttagccaatcacacaaaaaccgtgccaaaaaatttcagtcaatttaaaacttttcttttcatatgtaatctgtcccatatatgggcttacgaggcctgaAACATCACTAGCaaacataggccaattcacatggccaaaacactttatcaatacaaggcAACACCTTtagctaaattataatatcacatactcaacattaaaaccctatacatgccatagactcgaaatactaggatttacttacaccaatagcgtgagctcgacaatgtgataatatctccatgAACTCCAACCCGAAAGGTGTAAtcgagtcaacaatctataaaacagaggaatgtaacaacggagtaagcttttataagcttagtaagttttaagcaatgcaaacaaataaacgcagttatacttcgattattcaatttctcaagaggccatattctaggtatattgccatccgccgaatatacacaagcacataatgcacgttcagcattcttatcacacttaatctgaattcatataacataattaaatcaaatactttcacatactttcacaccccgaccaggtgtatcatgatcatagatatagttataacatttattcacatatgtatcacatcacacttatgattcaattcaaatcaaactcacatatgagtacataatgcgatTTGGCCCTCTTAacatattgaatgtattcatttgtcaatctaacaCGAGGTGCCTTAACCTTAGACTTTTATTCATTCACGGCATTTACCGCTAGGCTCAAGGCTCGATATCATGTCACCCAGCATTATAGCCTAGTAGGcttaaaggcccgaatagtatctcaccgcaTAATAGCTCGCTAGGCTCAAAGGCTCGAATATAATACCAAGATTAGGCTgcgagatttaaccggatataataccaaagacgaagctcatggatttaacccggatatattaccaaagacgaagctcatggatttaacccgatatattaccaaagacgaagcttatggatttaaccggatatattaccaaagacgaagctgcgagatttaaccagatataataccaaagacaaaGCTCGGGTCTTTAAGCTCGGatatattaccaaagacgaagctcatggatttaacccggatataataccaaagacgaagctcatggatttaacccggatatattaccagcatgaagcctgtgggtctttaagcccggatacacatcaaatatcatgcatatttaatcatatattaacacatctcaaatAGTTTTCTttaatctcattttcacacttagcatttgatagcttatgcataacatttcactcacattcatttcaaacttatcaatcGATTATAAAaacacattgcatatttaccaacatgttatacttaccattaggccatataagcatgatacaatacactatcatttcatctttaacattcgctaaatccctatcttacaaggaacaccgaactcacataacatttcatttcaccaagcattatagcctgctaggctcaaagcccgatatCGTCTCATCGGCATTATAGCCTCGCTAGGCTCAAGCTCGAATATCATATTTCGATAgacaattcacctgttctttcccactttcataacttacacttcaatcatgtataactgaaacacatatctatgaacaaagattttcatcctttcaaccacatagggtttaatttccacattggaacacatatcttagtacatcatttgatagtatcaaattcgactagatatgctagtcacatacggctcataactttaatttaatattcattcaacacaaagaacatatgtatattttcactgaaggatcatctcaatacaatacatcttgCTCACTGATTTGCACACAActattcaaattagcaattataagatggttccgcacatagcccatccttatcgataatttacgatgattttatccttactcacatatatgacataggcattttcacctatgcttctcaattcacattcatgattcaatttcaatcgatttaacatgcataagtacatatcgtatgcctgaccaacttaatgtattgaacgaaatcgattgtcgatttaacacaaggtctcatagttgaacataaacatgaaaccatttcttatatgttcgattcacatcaatcactttagtaccaagccacattcggctaccagaaaggactaataaaaataattttatacacatcatggtttcctttagatatttaataatcacaaattgtgatatctctaccagcacatatacggcatagtttattcattgtaacactcatttagtgcatcaaatttccaaatccaattcaacttaagcataatagccataatcggcttatagccttaaatcattacatattcgacacattaactaaataaaatttacattctctttgccatattaatttaactcttaggcatataaaaaggaatcaagcttaaacacttaagaacttacctcgaatattgtCGAAAAATTACAATGGccattcgattactttctcttttcccttatccgaatttgcccctctatgctcttgagcttaaattcaacaattttaaacttagtcattattcaactattcaagcatcactttcagaatatataatatatatatatatatatattcgaatttcacacatacagatcatagtaagcttataagaaatcaataagcaactcattaacaaatttttgtcaatgtttaccacataatcataatttcactgtaagctgtcttcccgagcaacaatcactaaatcatttataactggagctaagaaactccaaatcaattaccgttaattttccctaaaattagactcatatatattatatccaaaaaattttcacaatttttggtttggccaatcaataccagagttttcttaaattttcccctgtttcactattggattaatctgaccactcttcactacgaatcaaatttctcattgtacagaattcaaaatatgttcccatttatttcatttgaaactagactcattaaggagtctaagaatataaacttcatcttataaccattttttgacaatttataatgattttataaaaacagaatagaggatctagaagtcattctgaccctattccacatcacttcaaatatctcattatcggaaattattttgcttacacggtttcttttataagaaactagactcattaatatttaattacataatttattatgcttataactcatctcccaaaatttatggtgattttccaaaatcacattactgctgctgtcccaagcagatttattaccaaatcatttttttcacacataccttgcatgcatgttatttaaacatgcatatcacaaatcaatcatcacatacctataaattcacttaagaataatctccatttcatcattttaaagcacaaacattactcaatattgtcaaagttcacattcggccataatacacacaacatgttagccgatttttccccttagcatctaatgcacatgcatgctcatccaactcatatttttcattAACAACCTCCTTAACTTCAATTTATTCACATCTTTAATCATGCTACATTTGACCATTATTTAACAACAATTCATGtatcctttttattaaacactcaaaatcaaccatcttcatacctcatcaccaaagacatcaaaataccaaccaagaatgTAACattcatggccgaatatcatctccatcaaataacaaaatttgaaccatggctaggtaGATTTCAAACTTACAacttaaaatatacatgaatctcaaagaataatatcaaacataccttaatctagttacatgcatggccaaaCTTCTTAGAAACTTTTCCCCTAGGCACCAAATATTCAAGAGCTTCTTAATCaacttaaaggtgaccaaatgccttaacttcaatttcttctttttctttctttaggtatggcaatggaagaagaaaagatgagccaactttgtttttatcacccttttattttaataaaaattcatatttcataatattaatccattaaacatttaattatttaatataaaagatatgaaatgcccatcacccactaactattataatgctaaaatgcatatattatctattacccatcaccttggccggccactacattaaaagtggtccatttgac belongs to Gossypium arboreum isolate Shixiya-1 chromosome 7, ASM2569848v2, whole genome shotgun sequence and includes:
- the LOC108471058 gene encoding uncharacterized protein LOC108471058, which produces MGDHLVLLVDRLLTESTLEAAKNQSQQGITPESKVDIIKFSSHRMEGNVGSSPSKLVECRICHDEEEDLNMEIPCSCRGSLKYAHRKCVQRWCDEKGDTICEICRQQYKPGYVAPSPTLFRYGGFPMNFRGNWGISGRDSPAPQFIAMVTPDHDFLESDFDDYLAPNSRSVVCCRVVAIIFTVLVVLRHALPIIISGAEDYSLTLSTLVLLCTIAILLPIYIMVKAFSAAIQRRRRQHQEPRFSLAASDEESDLPQLEQQQQQQQTRLRSVRVH